In a single window of the Candidatus Methylomirabilota bacterium genome:
- a CDS encoding Maf family protein, with translation MEWSGASSLLQSAEVPDSGSRQEHAGHHGQEPPHRQLSRTTQLVLASASPRRQEILARFGLAFSVQPSHVPEQHPPGDAAQAMAAVALAKARAVARQWARPTVVLGADTEVVLDGRYLGKPADIPDAVRMLRALRGRTHEVITGVALVEAPEGREETAAVVTRVTMTNATDEDIAAYVATGEPLDKAGAYAVQGQGSRLIAHIDGCYTNVVGLPVETTRRLLQRWGLL, from the coding sequence CTGGAATGGAGCGGCGCATCTTCACTCCTTCAATCTGCCGAAGTTCCTGACTCAGGCTCTCGCCAAGAACACGCGGGTCATCACGGACAAGAACCCCCTCATCGTCAGCTGAGTCGCACCACGCAACTCGTTCTCGCCTCCGCCTCGCCTCGCCGTCAGGAGATTCTGGCCCGTTTCGGCCTGGCCTTCTCGGTTCAGCCGAGCCATGTCCCCGAGCAGCACCCGCCCGGCGACGCGGCCCAGGCCATGGCCGCGGTCGCGCTTGCCAAGGCCCGCGCCGTCGCGCGGCAGTGGGCGCGTCCCACGGTAGTCCTGGGCGCCGACACCGAGGTGGTGCTCGACGGCCGATATCTAGGCAAGCCGGCAGATATTCCCGACGCTGTCCGCATGCTCCGGGCTCTGCGGGGCCGCACCCACGAAGTGATTACCGGAGTGGCCCTCGTCGAGGCGCCCGAGGGCCGCGAGGAGACGGCAGCCGTGGTGACGCGCGTGACCATGACGAATGCCACCGACGAGGACATCGCGGCCTATGTCGCCACGGGTGAGCCGCTGGACAAGGCCGGGGCCTATGCCGTTCAGGGCCAGGGCAGCCGCCTCATCGCTCACATCGACGGCTGCTACACCAACGTGGTCGGCCTACCCGTCGAGACGACCAGACGACTCCTCCAGCGCTGGGGCCTCCTCTAG
- the speE gene encoding polyamine aminopropyltransferase, with the protein MAGPPQYKWFFETTTPVEGHMHAIARTIASRQTKFQFMEILETHSYGKVLVLDGRIQSSEHDEFIYHEILVQPGLLAHPRPVRAMVIGGGEGATVREILRHPSIADCLMVDIDGEVVEECKKHLPEMHKGAFEDPRTRVLHEDARAYLEKTRERFDLIVVDLPEPLEEGPACLLFTAEFYGLIRDRLTDDGVMTMQAGMTKINELFFFGAVNRTLHEVFPVVAPYQGFISCFGTPWGFILASKGTDPRTQMAADIDRLIASRMNPDSLGYWNGAAHLHSFNLPKFLTQALAKNTRVITDKNPLIVS; encoded by the coding sequence ATGGCAGGTCCTCCGCAGTACAAGTGGTTCTTCGAGACCACCACTCCCGTCGAAGGCCACATGCATGCCATCGCCCGCACCATCGCCTCGCGCCAGACCAAGTTCCAGTTCATGGAGATCCTCGAGACCCACTCGTACGGCAAGGTGCTGGTGCTGGACGGCCGGATCCAGTCCAGCGAGCACGACGAGTTCATCTACCACGAGATCCTCGTCCAGCCGGGCCTCCTCGCCCACCCCAGGCCGGTGCGAGCCATGGTCATCGGCGGGGGCGAGGGCGCCACCGTTCGGGAAATTTTGCGGCATCCGTCCATCGCCGATTGCCTCATGGTGGATATCGACGGCGAGGTGGTGGAAGAGTGCAAGAAGCACCTGCCCGAGATGCACAAGGGCGCTTTCGAGGACCCGCGCACCCGGGTGCTCCACGAGGACGCCAGAGCGTATCTCGAGAAGACCAGAGAGCGCTTCGATCTCATCGTGGTCGACCTGCCAGAGCCCCTCGAGGAGGGGCCGGCCTGCCTGCTCTTCACCGCGGAGTTCTATGGCCTCATCCGCGACCGCCTGACCGACGACGGCGTGATGACCATGCAGGCGGGCATGACCAAGATCAACGAGCTTTTCTTCTTCGGCGCCGTCAACCGGACGCTCCACGAAGTCTTCCCGGTGGTGGCGCCGTATCAGGGCTTCATCTCCTGCTTCGGAACGCCGTGGGGCTTCATCCTGGCCTCCAAGGGCACCGATCCCCGCACGCAGATGGCGGCCGACATCGACCGCCTCATCGCTTCACGGATGAACCCGGACAGTCTGGGCTACTGGAATGGAGCGGCGCATCTTCACTCCTTCAATCTGCCGAAGTTCCTGACTCAGGCTCTCGCCAAGAACACGCGGGTCATCACGGACAAGAACCCCCTCATCGTCAGCTGA
- the speD gene encoding adenosylmethionine decarboxylase, translating to MQALGRHLLLELFDCDADAINSLESVKTAMVEAAKAAQATIVDVVFHEFNPFGISGVVVIAESHLAIHTWPEYRYAAVDVFSCGDVLQPQAAADHLVAELGAARASVVELQRGIFLTERSMPHKPAEAIGKPVVRR from the coding sequence GTGCAAGCACTGGGGCGACACCTGCTTCTCGAGCTCTTCGACTGCGATGCGGATGCCATCAACAGCCTCGAGTCCGTGAAGACGGCGATGGTGGAGGCCGCCAAGGCTGCCCAAGCCACCATCGTGGACGTCGTCTTCCACGAGTTCAATCCGTTCGGCATCAGTGGTGTGGTCGTCATCGCCGAGTCGCACCTGGCCATCCACACGTGGCCGGAGTACCGCTACGCCGCCGTGGACGTCTTCTCCTGTGGCGACGTGCTGCAGCCACAGGCGGCGGCCGACCATCTCGTCGCCGAGCTCGGCGCCGCCCGGGCCTCCGTCGTCGAGCTCCAGCGCGGCATCTTCCTGACCGAAAGGTCCATGCCCCACAAGCCGGCCGAAGCCATCGGCAAGCCGGTCGTCCGTCGCTAG
- a CDS encoding arginine decarboxylase, pyruvoyl-dependent — translation MGWKPVTKAAMTSGSAEGTTPLNAFDNALLAAGIGNINLVKVSSILPPETALVDLPRLRPGAVVPTAYAAMTSEVPGEVVSAAVGWARPADPTKNGVIMEFHDKATREEAERAIVHMLAEAFRVRGWAIHEIKVCAAEHRVERTGCALAAVTLLADDDLV, via the coding sequence ATGGGCTGGAAACCGGTGACCAAGGCCGCGATGACCTCGGGAAGCGCTGAGGGAACGACTCCCCTCAACGCCTTCGACAACGCGCTCCTGGCTGCAGGTATCGGCAATATCAACCTCGTCAAGGTCTCGAGCATCCTGCCGCCCGAGACGGCCCTGGTGGACCTGCCGCGCCTTCGGCCCGGCGCCGTCGTGCCCACGGCTTACGCCGCCATGACCAGCGAGGTTCCCGGCGAAGTGGTGTCCGCGGCCGTGGGCTGGGCGCGGCCGGCGGATCCGACGAAGAACGGCGTCATCATGGAGTTCCACGACAAGGCCACGCGCGAGGAGGCCGAGCGGGCCATCGTGCACATGCTCGCGGAGGCCTTCCGCGTCCGCGGCTGGGCCATCCACGAGATCAAGGTCTGCGCCGCGGAGCACCGAGTCGAGCGCACGGGCTGTGCCCTGGCCGCGGTGACGCTGCTCGCCGACGACGACCTCGTCTAG
- the speB gene encoding agmatinase, which translates to MKPADPRFIACRAPYPEARIVLFGIPFEGTVNLRTGADRGPRDLRVASDSIETYSPFLERDLEDLGMADLGDCELGAGSPRAQLDRARDEIRTFWRPGLLPVMLGGDHTATVPVIEVLAKAIPELRILQLDAHPDLREEFLGERYNYASAMARVMDVVAPERVYQVGMRSGAREEYRRQAPHLYPAHAVHPVEAVRRLLPELRRHPLYVTMDVDVLDPSEAPGTGAPEPCGMTASELIAIIRLLEPCPIVGTDLMEVAQAFDASGRTAITASWILREAILTWWGKC; encoded by the coding sequence TTGAAGCCGGCCGATCCAAGGTTCATCGCCTGCCGGGCGCCCTACCCGGAGGCCCGCATCGTGCTCTTCGGCATCCCTTTCGAAGGCACCGTCAATCTCCGTACCGGCGCCGATCGCGGCCCGCGCGACCTGCGCGTCGCCTCGGATTCCATCGAGACGTATTCGCCTTTCCTCGAGCGTGACCTGGAAGATCTCGGCATGGCCGACCTGGGAGACTGCGAGCTCGGGGCGGGCAGCCCGCGCGCGCAGCTGGACCGCGCCCGCGACGAGATCCGAACCTTCTGGCGGCCTGGCCTCCTGCCCGTCATGCTGGGCGGCGACCACACGGCCACCGTGCCCGTCATCGAGGTCCTGGCCAAGGCCATCCCCGAGCTCCGCATCCTCCAGCTCGACGCCCACCCGGATCTGCGCGAGGAGTTCCTGGGCGAGCGCTACAACTACGCCTCGGCCATGGCCCGGGTCATGGACGTGGTGGCGCCGGAGCGCGTGTATCAGGTCGGGATGCGGTCAGGCGCCCGCGAGGAGTACCGGCGCCAGGCTCCGCATCTCTATCCCGCCCACGCCGTCCACCCCGTCGAGGCGGTCCGCCGCCTCTTGCCCGAGCTCCGCCGTCACCCTCTCTACGTGACGATGGATGTGGACGTGCTCGACCCGTCGGAGGCGCCGGGAACAGGAGCGCCCGAGCCCTGCGGCATGACCGCCTCCGAGCTCATCGCCATCATCCGATTGCTGGAGCCCTGCCCGATCGTGGGCACCGATCTCATGGAAGTCGCCCAGGCCTTCGATGCCTCGGGCCGGACGGCCATCACGGCTTCCTGGATCCTGCGCGAGGCGATCCTCACCTGGTGGGGAAAATGCTGA
- a CDS encoding class I SAM-dependent methyltransferase — protein MLKRDSQAQYSAPRYYEIAFDMNRKQEVDFLVHCFRRYARGKVKTVLDIACGTGPHLVRLGRRGYRMSGLDLSPENISFLRERSADEGLEVGLHVADMTRFRLPRPVDAAICMQDSQGHLLTNEALLAHLRCVARAVRKGGLYIFDRYMCSSWTDPARRWSWTRRRGRATVRATFEALKDLNPVTQTFFEDMELEAEENGRRHVYRQRHVSRMVFPQEMRALVELAGGFELVDWFYGFQPRLKLDRAHHPLLMVVVLRKR, from the coding sequence ATGCTGAAGAGGGACAGCCAGGCCCAGTATTCGGCGCCGCGCTACTACGAGATCGCCTTCGATATGAACCGGAAGCAAGAGGTGGATTTCCTCGTCCACTGCTTCCGTCGCTATGCCCGGGGCAAGGTCAAGACGGTGCTGGACATCGCCTGCGGCACCGGCCCTCACCTCGTCCGGCTGGGGCGACGCGGCTACCGCATGTCCGGCCTCGACCTTTCCCCTGAGAACATCAGCTTTCTCCGGGAGCGATCCGCGGACGAGGGGCTCGAGGTGGGCCTTCACGTGGCCGACATGACGCGCTTCCGGCTCCCCCGGCCCGTGGATGCCGCGATCTGCATGCAGGATTCGCAGGGCCACCTCCTGACCAATGAGGCCCTCCTCGCTCACCTCCGCTGCGTGGCCCGGGCCGTGCGGAAGGGCGGGCTCTACATCTTCGACCGCTACATGTGCTCCTCGTGGACCGACCCGGCCCGGCGCTGGTCCTGGACGCGGCGGCGCGGACGAGCCACGGTGCGGGCGACCTTCGAGGCGCTCAAGGACTTGAATCCCGTGACGCAAACGTTCTTCGAGGACATGGAGCTCGAGGCCGAGGAGAATGGTCGGCGCCATGTGTACCGACAGCGCCATGTCTCGCGAATGGTCTTCCCCCAGGAGATGCGGGCCCTCGTCGAATTGGCCGGGGGATTCGAGCTCGTCGACTGGTTCTACGGCTTCCAGCCTCGTCTCAAGCTCGATCGGGCGCACCACCCGCTCCTCATGGTCGTCGTCCTGAGGAAGCGCTGA
- a CDS encoding class I SAM-dependent rRNA methyltransferase, which yields MATLKLKRGAEARIKAGHPWIYRTQVADLKGAWKAEDAVEIVDWSGRFLGRGFYNPRSSLCCRLLTRRDEPVDGSLFRRRLEAAWEYRRKAGLIAEAYRLVWSEADGLPGLVVDRYGPLSVVQCSTLGMSRSAPAIADGLGRLFPEGRIHRWDDTTAARLEGYEARQDPPGAELVVTEGDCRFAVTPGAGQKTGLYLDQSENRALFARHAGGRRLLDAFCYGGGFACHALASGARQALLLDSSADALALAQRNLELNQLSGRAELREGNAFDLLRSLESAGERFGAVVLDPPPFTRRKDSLAAAARGYKEINIRGLRLLEPGGVLATFSCSHHVTPALFEEMCREAAGDAGVAVRVLQSLSQSRDHPVLLSVPESRYLTGLLLERVS from the coding sequence GTGGCCACCCTCAAGCTCAAGCGGGGCGCCGAGGCCAGGATCAAGGCCGGGCACCCGTGGATCTACCGCACTCAGGTCGCCGATCTCAAGGGCGCCTGGAAGGCCGAGGACGCCGTCGAGATCGTCGATTGGTCCGGCCGCTTCCTCGGCCGTGGCTTCTACAATCCGCGGTCTTCGCTCTGCTGTCGACTCCTGACCCGTCGCGACGAGCCCGTGGACGGGAGTCTCTTCCGGCGGCGACTCGAGGCAGCCTGGGAATACCGGCGCAAGGCGGGGCTCATCGCGGAGGCTTATCGCCTGGTGTGGAGCGAGGCCGACGGCCTGCCCGGCCTCGTGGTGGATCGTTATGGTCCGCTCAGCGTCGTCCAGTGCAGCACCCTCGGCATGTCGCGGTCCGCCCCCGCCATTGCCGACGGGCTGGGCCGCCTCTTTCCCGAGGGCCGCATCCACCGCTGGGATGACACGACGGCGGCCCGGCTCGAAGGGTACGAGGCCCGGCAGGATCCGCCGGGCGCGGAGCTCGTGGTGACCGAGGGCGACTGCCGCTTCGCGGTCACCCCGGGCGCCGGTCAGAAGACCGGGCTCTACCTGGATCAGAGCGAGAACCGCGCTCTGTTCGCTCGCCATGCGGGAGGCCGTCGCCTCCTCGACGCTTTCTGCTATGGGGGCGGTTTCGCCTGTCATGCCCTGGCCTCGGGAGCGCGCCAGGCCCTCCTGCTGGACTCCTCGGCCGACGCGCTCGCTCTCGCGCAGCGCAACCTCGAGCTCAATCAGCTGAGCGGGCGAGCCGAGCTGCGGGAGGGCAATGCCTTCGACCTCCTGCGCAGTCTCGAGTCGGCGGGCGAGCGCTTCGGCGCGGTCGTCCTCGATCCTCCCCCCTTCACGCGGCGCAAGGACTCGCTGGCCGCGGCCGCGCGGGGCTACAAGGAGATCAATATCCGGGGCCTCCGCCTGCTCGAGCCCGGGGGCGTGCTCGCGACCTTTTCGTGCTCACACCATGTCACGCCCGCGCTCTTCGAGGAGATGTGCCGGGAGGCCGCCGGCGATGCCGGCGTCGCCGTCCGGGTCCTCCAGAGCCTGAGCCAGAGCCGCGACCACCCCGTCCTGCTCAGCGTCCCGGAGTCCCGCTACCTCACCGGCCTCCTCCTCGAGCGAGTCTCCTAG
- a CDS encoding CopD family protein, giving the protein MAGFLDVILRGLALCGQAAAIGGVCFSLLVLRPAVRQRPELSGLVGRALLLIAIGAATVAAGQLLALGVQQVALASGRHWPVGEVLHTGYFQASVLRVLDCLGLAAAALWLRGRSESRVGWAALAGLTILLAVTAAAISHAAARLQYEGFLLVMDAVHQYAASVWVGGLMHLTASAIGQRERPWPPVLLQRFSSMALGSVAVLVAGGIGLTAIYVDGPHAVIGTAYGMMVLTKVAILGLLLGLGALNFFAVRRLPSAGPVSWLRLRRFIEVELGLGITVLFAAASLTSLPPAVDVVADRATPAEVGHVFTPRLPSFTSPGIDELPVDDRNAERTAEDRAWSEYNHHFAGLFVLAMGLLAILHRTGWAPWARHWPLVFFGLAAFLLVRNDPGAWPLGPLGFWESMQFPEVLQHRVFVLLVLGFGTFEWMVRTERIRSPRAALIFPILCAVGGALLLTHSHASLNLKSEYLIEVTHAPLGILGMLVGWGRWLELRLPPGEGKIPGRIWAVCLMLVGLLLIFYREA; this is encoded by the coding sequence ATGGCGGGATTCCTCGACGTCATCCTTCGTGGGCTCGCCCTCTGCGGCCAGGCCGCTGCCATCGGCGGCGTCTGCTTCTCGCTTCTCGTCTTGAGGCCTGCTGTCCGGCAGCGCCCCGAGCTCTCCGGCCTCGTGGGTCGCGCGCTCCTGCTCATCGCCATCGGAGCCGCCACCGTGGCGGCGGGCCAGCTCCTGGCCCTGGGCGTCCAGCAGGTGGCCCTGGCCAGCGGACGACACTGGCCCGTGGGAGAGGTCCTGCACACGGGCTATTTCCAGGCGAGCGTGCTGCGCGTGCTGGACTGCCTGGGGCTGGCCGCGGCCGCGCTCTGGCTTCGCGGCCGGTCGGAGTCACGCGTGGGCTGGGCGGCGCTGGCGGGGCTGACCATTCTCCTCGCCGTCACCGCGGCGGCGATCAGCCATGCCGCGGCCCGCCTCCAGTACGAGGGCTTTCTCCTCGTCATGGATGCCGTGCACCAGTACGCGGCCAGCGTGTGGGTGGGCGGCCTCATGCACCTCACGGCGTCGGCCATCGGGCAGCGCGAGCGTCCGTGGCCGCCCGTGCTCCTCCAGCGCTTCTCGTCCATGGCCTTGGGATCTGTGGCCGTGCTCGTGGCGGGAGGCATCGGGCTCACCGCCATCTACGTCGACGGCCCCCATGCCGTGATCGGCACCGCGTACGGCATGATGGTCCTGACCAAGGTCGCCATCCTCGGGCTTCTCCTCGGCCTGGGCGCCCTCAACTTCTTCGCGGTGCGCCGGCTGCCTTCGGCCGGCCCTGTCTCATGGCTGCGCCTGCGCCGCTTCATCGAGGTCGAGCTGGGCCTCGGCATCACCGTGCTCTTCGCCGCGGCCTCTCTCACCTCGCTGCCCCCGGCCGTGGACGTGGTCGCCGACCGCGCCACCCCCGCCGAGGTCGGCCACGTCTTCACGCCGCGTCTGCCCTCCTTCACGTCGCCGGGCATAGACGAGCTGCCCGTGGACGATCGGAATGCCGAGCGCACCGCCGAGGACCGCGCGTGGTCCGAGTACAACCACCACTTCGCGGGCCTCTTCGTGCTCGCCATGGGGCTGCTGGCCATCCTGCACCGGACGGGGTGGGCGCCCTGGGCGCGACACTGGCCCCTCGTCTTCTTCGGCCTGGCCGCCTTTCTCCTCGTGCGAAACGACCCCGGGGCCTGGCCGCTCGGCCCCTTGGGCTTCTGGGAGAGCATGCAGTTTCCCGAAGTCCTGCAGCATCGCGTGTTCGTCTTGCTCGTGCTGGGCTTCGGCACCTTCGAGTGGATGGTGCGCACCGAGCGCATTCGGTCCCCCCGGGCCGCCCTCATCTTCCCCATCCTGTGCGCCGTCGGCGGCGCCCTCCTGCTCACGCACTCCCACGCCTCGCTCAACTTGAAGTCGGAGTATTTGATCGAGGTGACTCATGCCCCCCTCGGCATCCTGGGCATGCTGGTTGGCTGGGGACGCTGGCTCGAGCTGAGACTGCCGCCGGGCGAAGGCAAGATCCCTGGCCGCATCTGGGCCGTGTGCCTGATGCTGGTCGGCCTCCTCCTGATCTTCTACCGAGAGGCCTAG